In the Streptomyces sp. f51 genome, one interval contains:
- the cysD gene encoding sulfate adenylyltransferase subunit CysD, with product MTTVASVSEETGSSPYTLSHLDALESEAVHIFREVAGEFERPVILFSGGKDSIVMLHLALKAFAPAAVPFTLLHVDTGHNFPEVLDYRDRTVERHGLRLHVASVQDYIDRGVLRERPDGTRNPLQTLPLTEKIQSERFDAVFGGGRRDEEKARAKERVFSLRDEFSQWDPRRQRPELWNLYNGRHAPGEHVRVFPLSNWTELDVWQYIAREGIELPEIYFAHEREVFQRSNMWLTAGEWGGPKDGETVEKRLVRYRTVGDMSCTGAVDSDATTLDAVITEIAASRLTERGATRADDKMSEAAMEDRKREGYF from the coding sequence ATGACGACCGTCGCCAGTGTCTCCGAGGAGACCGGGAGCAGCCCGTACACGCTGTCGCACCTGGACGCCCTGGAGTCCGAGGCCGTCCACATCTTCCGCGAGGTGGCGGGTGAGTTCGAGCGGCCGGTGATCCTCTTCTCCGGCGGCAAGGACTCCATCGTCATGCTGCACCTGGCGCTGAAGGCGTTCGCGCCGGCCGCGGTGCCCTTCACGCTGCTGCACGTGGACACCGGGCACAACTTCCCCGAGGTCCTCGACTACCGCGACCGGACCGTGGAACGCCACGGTCTGCGGCTGCACGTGGCCTCGGTGCAGGACTACATCGACCGCGGTGTGCTGCGCGAGCGTCCCGACGGCACCCGCAATCCGCTCCAGACCCTGCCGCTGACCGAGAAGATCCAGTCCGAGCGCTTCGACGCCGTGTTCGGCGGCGGACGCCGTGACGAGGAGAAGGCCCGGGCCAAGGAGCGGGTGTTCTCGCTGCGCGACGAGTTCTCGCAGTGGGACCCGCGCCGTCAGCGGCCCGAGCTGTGGAACCTGTACAACGGTCGGCACGCTCCCGGCGAGCACGTCCGGGTGTTCCCGCTGTCCAACTGGACCGAGCTCGACGTGTGGCAGTACATCGCCCGTGAGGGCATCGAGCTGCCCGAGATCTACTTCGCGCACGAGCGTGAGGTCTTCCAGCGGTCGAACATGTGGCTGACCGCCGGTGAGTGGGGCGGCCCGAAGGACGGCGAGACCGTCGAGAAGCGGCTCGTCCGCTACCGCACCGTGGGTGACATGTCCTGCACCGGCGCCGTCGACTCGGACGCGACCACGCTCGACGCCGTCATCACCGAGATCGCCGCCTCCCGGCTCACCGAGCGCGGCGCGACCCGCGCCGACGACAAGATGTCCGAGGCCGCGATGGAAGACCGCAAGCGCGAGGGGTACTTCTAG
- the cysC gene encoding adenylyl-sulfate kinase: MTTNTAPAADPTISQERQVTSGATVWLTGLPSAGKTTIAYELAGRLREQGHRVEVLDGDEIREFISAGLGFSREDRHTNVQRIGFLAELLARNGVKTLVPVIAPYADSREAVRERHQENGTTYLEVHVATPVEVCSVRDVKGLYAKQAAGELTGLTGVDDPYEAPKAPDLRIESHTQTVQESAAALHALLTEKGLA; this comes from the coding sequence ATGACGACGAACACCGCGCCCGCCGCGGACCCCACGATCTCCCAGGAGCGGCAAGTGACGAGCGGAGCCACCGTCTGGCTCACCGGTCTGCCGAGCGCCGGCAAGACCACCATCGCCTACGAGCTGGCGGGCCGCCTGCGCGAGCAGGGCCACCGCGTCGAGGTGCTCGACGGCGACGAGATCCGCGAGTTCATCTCGGCGGGGCTCGGCTTCAGCCGCGAGGACCGGCACACCAACGTGCAGCGCATCGGCTTCCTCGCCGAACTGCTCGCCCGCAACGGCGTCAAGACGCTCGTCCCGGTGATCGCGCCCTACGCCGACAGCCGCGAGGCGGTACGCGAGCGCCACCAGGAGAACGGTACGACGTATCTGGAGGTGCACGTGGCGACCCCGGTCGAGGTGTGCTCCGTACGCGATGTGAAGGGCCTGTACGCCAAGCAGGCCGCGGGGGAACTGACGGGGCTCACCGGGGTCGACGACCCCTACGAGGCACCCAAGGCGCCCGACCTGCGCATCGAGTCGCACACCCAGACCGTCCAGGAGTCCGCCGCCGCGCTGCACGCGCTGCTCACCGAGAAGGGTCTCGCATGA
- a CDS encoding phosphoadenylyl-sulfate reductase, with amino-acid sequence MTVIQHERTDDDLKALAERAGRDLEDASALEILRWAADTFGAKFCVTSSMEDAVVAHLASRARPGVDVVFLDTGYHFPETIGTRDAVEAVMDVNVITLTPRRSVAEQDAEHGPRLHDRDPDLCCKLRKVQPLEEGLTDYRAWATGLRRDESPTRANTPVVGWDEKRRKVKVSPIARWTQDDVDAYVAEHGVLTNPLLMDGYASVGCAPCTRRVLEGEDARAGRWAGRAKTECGLHG; translated from the coding sequence ATGACGGTCATTCAGCACGAGCGCACGGACGACGACTTGAAGGCCCTGGCCGAGCGGGCCGGGCGTGACCTGGAGGACGCGTCCGCGCTGGAGATCCTGCGCTGGGCCGCGGACACCTTCGGCGCGAAGTTCTGCGTGACCTCCTCCATGGAGGACGCGGTGGTCGCCCATCTCGCCTCGCGCGCCCGGCCGGGCGTGGACGTGGTGTTCCTCGACACCGGCTACCACTTCCCGGAGACGATCGGCACGCGGGACGCGGTCGAGGCCGTGATGGACGTCAACGTCATCACCCTGACCCCGCGCCGGAGCGTCGCCGAGCAGGACGCCGAGCACGGGCCGCGGCTCCACGACCGCGACCCGGACCTGTGCTGCAAGCTCCGCAAGGTCCAGCCGCTCGAAGAGGGCCTGACGGACTATCGGGCCTGGGCGACCGGCCTGCGCCGCGACGAGTCCCCCACCCGGGCGAACACCCCGGTCGTCGGCTGGGACGAGAAGCGCCGCAAGGTCAAGGTCTCCCCGATCGCCCGCTGGACGCAGGACGACGTGGACGCGTACGTCGCCGAACACGGCGTACTGACCAACCCGTTGCTGATGGACGGCTACGCCTCCGTCGGCTGCGCCCCCTGCACCCGCCGGGTGCTGGAGGGCGAGGACGCGCGCGCCGGCCGCTGGGCGGGCCGCGCGAAGACCGAGTGCGGACTGCACGGATGA
- a CDS encoding nitrite/sulfite reductase: protein MAATPQDPVVAPRRKVSRHRGEGQWAVGHFTPLNGNEQFKKDDDGLNVRTRIETIYSKRGFDSIDPNDLRGRMRWWGLYTQRKPGIDGGKTAILEPEELDDKFFMLRVRIDGGRLTTEQLRVIGEISQEFARGTADLTDRQNVQYHWIRIEDVPEIWDRLEAVGLSTTEACGDTPRVILGSPVAGIAEDEIIDGTPAVEEIQRRIIGNKDFSNLPRKFKSAISGSPLLDVAHEINDIAFVGVNHPEHGPGFDLWVGGGLSTNPKIGQRLGAWVPLDEVADVYEGVISIFRDYGYRRLRNRARLKFLVADWGVEKFRQVLENEYLERKLVDGPAPDQPVARWRDHVGVHRQQDGRYYVGFAPRVGRIDGATLTKIAELAEAHGSGRVRTTVEQKMIVLDVEQERIDSLVEGLEALDLTARPSSFRRGTMACTGIEYCKLAIVETKARGASLIDELERRIPEFDEPITININGCPNACARIQVADIGLKGQLVLNDAGEQVEGFQVHLGGALGLEAGFGRKVRGLKVTSDELPDYIERVLKRFQAEREDGERFAVWAARASEEALS, encoded by the coding sequence ATGGCCGCCACCCCGCAGGATCCCGTTGTCGCGCCCCGCCGCAAGGTGAGCCGTCACCGCGGTGAGGGCCAGTGGGCCGTAGGTCACTTCACCCCGCTCAACGGCAACGAGCAGTTCAAGAAGGACGACGACGGTCTCAATGTGCGGACACGCATTGAGACGATCTACTCCAAGCGGGGATTCGACTCGATCGACCCCAACGACCTGCGCGGCCGGATGCGCTGGTGGGGTCTCTACACCCAGCGCAAGCCCGGGATCGACGGCGGCAAGACCGCGATCCTGGAGCCGGAGGAGCTGGACGACAAGTTCTTCATGCTGCGGGTGCGCATCGACGGTGGCCGGCTGACCACCGAACAGCTGCGGGTCATCGGCGAGATCTCGCAGGAGTTCGCGCGCGGCACCGCCGACCTCACCGACCGCCAGAACGTCCAGTACCACTGGATCCGCATCGAGGACGTCCCGGAGATCTGGGACCGCCTGGAGGCCGTCGGCCTGTCCACGACCGAGGCCTGCGGCGACACCCCCCGCGTCATCCTCGGCTCGCCCGTCGCCGGCATCGCCGAGGACGAGATCATCGACGGCACCCCGGCCGTCGAGGAGATCCAGCGCCGGATCATCGGCAACAAGGACTTCTCCAACCTGCCCCGCAAGTTCAAGTCCGCGATCTCCGGCTCGCCGCTGCTCGACGTGGCGCACGAGATCAACGACATCGCCTTCGTGGGCGTGAACCACCCGGAGCACGGCCCCGGCTTCGACCTGTGGGTCGGCGGCGGTCTGTCCACCAACCCGAAGATCGGCCAGCGCCTCGGCGCCTGGGTCCCGCTCGACGAGGTCGCGGACGTCTACGAGGGTGTCATCTCGATCTTCCGCGACTACGGCTACCGGCGGCTGCGCAACCGCGCCCGGCTGAAGTTCCTGGTCGCCGACTGGGGCGTGGAGAAGTTCCGCCAGGTCCTGGAGAACGAGTACCTGGAGCGCAAGCTCGTCGACGGCCCCGCTCCCGACCAGCCCGTCGCCCGCTGGCGCGACCACGTCGGCGTGCACCGGCAGCAGGACGGCCGCTACTACGTCGGCTTCGCCCCGCGCGTCGGCCGCATCGACGGCGCCACCCTGACGAAGATCGCCGAACTGGCCGAGGCGCACGGCTCGGGCCGGGTGCGCACCACCGTCGAGCAGAAGATGATCGTCCTCGACGTCGAGCAGGAGCGCATCGACTCGCTGGTCGAGGGCCTGGAGGCGCTGGACCTCACTGCCAGGCCGTCCTCGTTCCGGCGCGGCACGATGGCCTGCACCGGCATCGAGTACTGCAAGCTCGCGATCGTCGAGACCAAGGCGCGCGGGGCCTCGCTGATCGACGAACTCGAGCGCCGCATCCCCGAGTTCGACGAACCCATCACCATCAACATCAACGGCTGCCCCAACGCCTGCGCCCGGATCCAGGTCGCGGACATCGGTCTCAAGGGCCAGCTGGTGCTGAACGACGCGGGCGAGCAGGTCGAGGGATTCCAGGTGCACCTGGGCGGAGCACTCGGCCTGGAGGCCGGGTTCGGCCGCAAGGTCCGCGGTCTGAAGGTCACTTCGGACGAGCTGCCCGACTACATCGAGCGTGTCCTCAAGCGCTTCCAGGCGGAGCGCGAGGACGGCGAGCGCTTCGCCGTCTGGGCCGCGCGCGCCTCCGAGGAGGCCCTGTCGTGA
- a CDS encoding putative leader peptide yields the protein MSGTGIALVSRRHVDLGRMSSAICPAS from the coding sequence ATGTCTGGAACTGGAATTGCCTTGGTGAGTCGGCGGCACGTCGACCTCGGCCGCATGTCCAGCGCCATCTGTCCGGCGAGCTGA
- a CDS encoding GNAT family N-acetyltransferase, whose amino-acid sequence MSNISVTTWSLEQTAPADLLPASAPDGDPRIVRAEVPSPEFSRFLYASVGGDILWTDRLGWTYARWQEVLDKPGTETWVAYDRGTPAGYIELDAQDDGVVEIAYFGLVPAFRGRRIGGHLLSYGVARAWDLAERWPGRAGTKRVWLHTCSKDGEHAMDNYLRRGFRLFDTKVEEEAEAATPGPWPGAYTV is encoded by the coding sequence ATGAGCAACATCAGTGTGACCACCTGGTCCCTGGAGCAGACGGCCCCGGCCGACCTGCTCCCCGCGAGCGCGCCCGACGGGGACCCGCGGATCGTCCGCGCCGAGGTCCCCTCGCCCGAGTTCAGCCGCTTCCTCTACGCCTCGGTCGGCGGGGACATCCTCTGGACGGACCGGCTCGGCTGGACGTACGCGCGGTGGCAGGAGGTCCTCGACAAGCCGGGCACGGAGACCTGGGTCGCCTACGACCGGGGCACCCCCGCGGGCTACATCGAACTCGACGCCCAGGACGACGGGGTCGTGGAGATCGCCTACTTCGGGCTCGTCCCCGCGTTCCGCGGGCGCCGGATCGGGGGACACCTCCTCTCGTACGGCGTCGCGCGCGCCTGGGACCTGGCCGAACGCTGGCCGGGGCGGGCCGGGACGAAGCGGGTCTGGCTGCACACGTGCAGCAAGGACGGCGAGCACGCGATGGACAACTACCTGCGCCGGGGGTTCCGGCTCTTCGACACCAAGGTCGAGGAGGAGGCGGAGGCCGCCACCCCGGGTCCCTGGCCGGGCGCGTACACCGTCTGA
- a CDS encoding GAF domain-containing protein: MKTTSFDPARFAPSDASEKAGHLKQTWTASAEGGRGAFAPRPLIDRSWQRAKRFGVKPEQGTNSVLLQADELEHRRTSTALADVMPTLHGGLGTVADASLQIMVVTDAEGRVLWRSGNPGVLRRADAICLEEGAAWSEETTGTNAIGTALSADIPLQVHSAEHFVRALHDWTCAAAPVHDPRDGRLLGIIDVSGPGSTFHPATLALVDTVSRLAESELRTAHLTSIERLRAVAAPLLSRLDGPALVVDSHGWLAAVTGMPPVDRVALPDSFGAGHSWLPSLGTCVAEPMPGGWLLRVTGADDLGSPGRVVLDLGDPRRPHITVSGTAGSWAQDLSPRHAELLYVLAVHRQGRSAAQLAVDLFGDPTRTVTVRAELSRVRRRLVGLLDHRPYRFREEVEVEVLLPDAPRDLLPHSTAPAVLGARTPAGPESS, from the coding sequence GTGAAGACCACATCGTTCGACCCAGCCCGTTTCGCACCGTCCGACGCGTCCGAGAAGGCCGGGCACCTCAAGCAGACCTGGACCGCGTCGGCCGAGGGCGGGCGGGGCGCGTTCGCCCCGCGCCCGCTGATCGACCGGTCCTGGCAGAGAGCGAAACGTTTCGGCGTCAAACCCGAACAAGGAACGAACAGTGTCCTGCTCCAGGCGGACGAACTCGAACACCGGCGGACGTCCACGGCACTCGCCGATGTGATGCCGACCCTGCACGGCGGCCTCGGGACGGTCGCCGACGCCTCGCTCCAGATCATGGTGGTCACCGATGCCGAGGGCCGGGTCCTGTGGCGCTCGGGGAACCCGGGCGTGCTGCGCCGGGCCGACGCCATCTGCCTGGAGGAAGGCGCCGCCTGGAGCGAGGAGACCACGGGCACCAACGCCATCGGGACCGCCCTGTCGGCGGACATCCCGCTCCAGGTGCACTCCGCCGAGCACTTCGTGCGCGCCCTGCACGACTGGACGTGCGCCGCCGCGCCCGTCCACGACCCGCGCGACGGACGGCTGCTCGGCATCATCGACGTGAGCGGCCCGGGCAGCACCTTCCATCCCGCCACCCTGGCGTTGGTCGACACGGTGTCCAGACTGGCCGAAAGCGAACTGCGGACCGCTCATCTGACGTCCATCGAGCGGCTGCGCGCCGTGGCCGCGCCCCTGCTGAGCCGGCTGGACGGTCCGGCGCTCGTGGTGGACTCCCACGGCTGGCTCGCCGCGGTCACCGGGATGCCGCCCGTGGACCGGGTCGCGCTGCCCGACTCCTTCGGCGCGGGCCACAGCTGGCTGCCCTCCCTGGGCACGTGCGTCGCCGAGCCGATGCCCGGCGGCTGGCTGCTGCGCGTCACCGGCGCCGACGACCTGGGGAGCCCCGGCCGGGTCGTCCTCGACCTCGGCGATCCCCGGCGCCCGCACATCACCGTCTCGGGCACGGCCGGCAGCTGGGCCCAGGACCTGAGCCCGCGGCACGCGGAGCTGCTCTACGTCCTCGCCGTGCACCGGCAGGGGCGCAGCGCGGCCCAGCTCGCGGTCGACCTCTTCGGCGACCCGACCCGCACGGTGACGGTCCGCGCCGAACTGTCCCGCGTACGCCGCCGGCTCGTCGGGCTGCTCGACCACCGGCCGTACCGCTTCCGCGAGGAGGTGGAGGTCGAGGTGCTGCTGCCGGACGCCCCCCGGGACCTGCTGCCGCACTCCACCGCGCCCGCGGTGCTCGGCGCCCGCACGCCGGCCGGACCCGAGTCGTCCTGA
- a CDS encoding acyl-CoA dehydrogenase family protein: MAASTHTVTNQAPPLVGYDVFAADRALAEAVDRHLDPELLQEAREELSSLGRTTGSAQVQEWGALANENPPKLRTHDRYGNRIDEVDFHPAWHRLLGKGVSAGLTSAWTRPGGHLRRAAGFVIWTQAEAGNGCPLSMTHAAVPALRADPALAAEWVPRLTSAVYDQELRPASQKAGALFGMGMTEKQGGSDVRANTTGARPLAEDGTYALTGHKWFCSAPMSDGFLVLAQAPGGLTCFLVPRVLEDGTRNVFRIQRLKDKLGNRSNASSEVEFEGTWARRVGDEGRGVRTIIEMVAATRLDCVLGSASLMRQAVAQAIHHSTYREAFGGRLIDKPLMRNVLADLALESEAATTLAMRLAAAYDDGSEQERAFLRLAVPAAKYWVTKRCTPVAVEALECLGGNGYVEESGMPRLLRESPLNSIWEGAGNVQALDVLRALQREPGALDAYLREVGQARGADHRLDGAIKNLLTELADLDGIEARARRLVERIALVLQGSLLVRYAPPEVADAFCASRLGGDWGTGFGTLPHSLDLATVVERARPVA, encoded by the coding sequence ATGGCAGCCAGCACCCACACCGTGACCAACCAGGCTCCGCCCCTGGTCGGATATGACGTATTCGCCGCCGACCGGGCCCTCGCGGAGGCGGTCGACCGGCATCTCGATCCAGAGCTTCTCCAGGAGGCGCGTGAGGAACTGTCGTCGCTCGGCCGGACGACGGGTTCCGCCCAGGTCCAGGAATGGGGTGCGCTGGCCAACGAGAACCCGCCGAAGCTGCGCACCCACGACCGCTACGGCAACCGGATCGACGAGGTCGACTTCCACCCGGCCTGGCACCGCCTCCTCGGCAAGGGCGTGTCGGCGGGGCTGACATCGGCGTGGACCCGGCCCGGCGGACACCTCAGGCGCGCGGCGGGCTTCGTGATCTGGACGCAGGCCGAGGCGGGCAACGGCTGCCCGCTGTCGATGACCCACGCGGCGGTGCCCGCGCTGCGCGCCGACCCGGCGCTCGCCGCCGAGTGGGTGCCGCGTCTGACGTCCGCCGTGTACGACCAGGAACTGCGTCCCGCGTCCCAGAAGGCCGGCGCGCTCTTCGGTATGGGCATGACGGAGAAGCAGGGCGGCAGCGACGTCCGCGCCAACACGACCGGGGCGAGGCCCCTCGCGGAGGACGGGACGTACGCGCTGACCGGGCACAAGTGGTTCTGCTCGGCGCCGATGTCGGACGGTTTCCTCGTACTGGCGCAGGCCCCGGGCGGGCTGACCTGCTTCCTGGTACCGCGGGTCCTGGAGGACGGCACCCGCAACGTCTTCCGGATCCAGCGGCTCAAGGACAAGCTCGGCAACAGGTCCAACGCGTCGAGCGAGGTCGAGTTCGAGGGGACCTGGGCGCGCCGGGTGGGCGACGAGGGGCGCGGGGTGCGCACCATCATCGAGATGGTCGCCGCGACCCGTCTCGACTGCGTACTCGGTTCGGCCTCGCTGATGCGGCAGGCGGTCGCGCAGGCGATCCACCACTCCACGTACCGCGAGGCGTTCGGCGGCCGTCTGATCGACAAGCCGCTGATGCGCAACGTCCTCGCCGATCTGGCGCTGGAGTCGGAGGCGGCGACGACGCTGGCGATGCGGCTGGCGGCGGCGTACGACGACGGGAGCGAGCAGGAGCGGGCGTTCCTGCGGCTCGCGGTGCCCGCCGCCAAGTACTGGGTGACCAAGCGGTGTACGCCGGTCGCGGTGGAGGCACTGGAGTGTCTGGGCGGCAACGGCTACGTCGAGGAGTCGGGCATGCCTCGACTGCTGCGGGAGTCTCCGCTCAACTCCATCTGGGAGGGCGCGGGCAACGTGCAGGCGCTGGACGTCCTGCGCGCCCTCCAGCGGGAGCCGGGCGCCCTGGACGCCTATCTGCGCGAGGTGGGGCAGGCGCGCGGCGCGGATCACCGGCTGGACGGCGCCATCAAGAACCTGCTGACCGAACTCGCGGACCTGGACGGGATCGAGGCACGTGCCCGCCGGCTGGTCGAGCGGATCGCGCTGGTGCTCCAGGGATCCCTGCTCGTGCGGTACGCGCCCCCCGAGGTCGCCGACGCGTTCTGCGCCTCGCGCCTGGGCGGTGACTGGGGTACGGGGTTCGGCACGCTGCCGCACAGTCTGGATCTGGCCACGGTGGTGGAGCGGGCCCGGCCGGTGGCCTGA
- a CDS encoding YihY/virulence factor BrkB family protein yields MHQAKETPERPRSGRFHRARALYRNVSKRRTAWLLLKDTVNSCMEYRILGLAAEAAFFTLLSVPPLLLSMIGLLGYVDAWTGADTIASLESNLLNASRTVLTQKGVHQIAEPILHDVMKGGRPDIISLGFLFALWSGSRAVNVFVDTITVMYGLDGTRGIVKTRMMSFLLFIVALLIGSVALPLMVAGPDAVVSVVPWSTTLVQILYWPVVIVLSVAFLTTLYHVSVPVRSPWVEDVPGALVALAMWVLGSFLLRIYLTNTIEGPTIYGSLAAPVAVLLWIGVAAFAVLVGAAVNAAIDRVWPAAATAAARAANERLREAQAAEYVARVAAHRSYDADPDDPDMPSEFPERWSRFLPPEDVTSRLRTHAKNTHHTHHSPKNGEEHKPGE; encoded by the coding sequence GTGCACCAGGCAAAAGAAACACCTGAACGGCCTCGCTCGGGCCGCTTCCACCGCGCTCGCGCGCTCTACCGGAACGTTTCCAAGCGCAGGACCGCCTGGCTGCTGCTCAAGGACACCGTCAACTCGTGCATGGAGTACCGGATCCTCGGACTCGCGGCCGAGGCGGCCTTCTTCACGCTCCTGTCCGTTCCGCCGCTGCTCCTCAGCATGATCGGACTGCTCGGATACGTGGACGCCTGGACCGGCGCCGACACCATCGCCAGCCTGGAGTCGAACCTCCTGAACGCGTCCCGCACGGTGCTCACCCAGAAGGGCGTCCACCAGATCGCCGAGCCGATCCTGCACGACGTGATGAAGGGCGGCCGGCCCGACATCATCTCCCTGGGCTTCCTGTTCGCCCTGTGGTCCGGCTCGCGCGCGGTCAACGTCTTCGTCGACACCATCACGGTGATGTACGGCCTGGACGGCACCCGGGGCATCGTGAAGACCCGGATGATGTCCTTCCTGCTGTTCATCGTGGCGCTGCTGATCGGCTCCGTGGCGCTCCCGCTGATGGTGGCGGGCCCGGACGCCGTGGTGAGCGTGGTGCCGTGGTCGACGACCCTCGTGCAGATCCTGTACTGGCCCGTCGTCATCGTCCTGTCGGTCGCCTTCCTGACGACCCTCTACCACGTGTCCGTGCCCGTCCGTTCCCCCTGGGTCGAGGACGTGCCGGGCGCCCTGGTCGCCCTCGCGATGTGGGTCCTCGGCAGCTTCCTGCTGCGCATCTACCTGACCAACACCATCGAGGGCCCCACCATCTACGGCTCGCTCGCCGCGCCCGTGGCCGTCCTGCTGTGGATCGGCGTGGCCGCCTTCGCCGTCCTGGTCGGCGCGGCCGTCAACGCCGCCATCGACCGGGTCTGGCCGGCCGCCGCCACCGCCGCTGCCCGCGCCGCCAACGAACGGCTGCGCGAGGCCCAGGCCGCCGAGTACGTGGCCCGCGTCGCCGCACACCGCTCGTACGACGCCGATCCCGACGACCCCGACATGCCCTCCGAGTTCCCCGAACGCTGGTCGCGCTTCCTGCCCCCGGAGGACGTCACCTCCCGCCTGCGCACCCATGCCAAGAACACCCACCACACCCATCACTCGCCGAAGAACGGCGAGGAGCACAAGCCGGGGGAGTGA
- a CDS encoding NAD(P)H-binding protein translates to MAENTRDMTVLVTGATGRTGSRVAAAARAAGLRVRAASRATGFDWEDASTWAGALRGAGAAYLAHPTDVGSPDATKAVGALAREAVGLGVRRLVLLSARGEDQARPTEEAFRTSGADWTIVRASWFSQNFSEGPLVEGLRRGELVFPAGEVREPFIDVRDIADVVVAVLTGGDRYCGRELEITGPRLLTFREAVAEIARAGGGEPVYTPVTAREYGDVLTGFGVPAAEAAFLVGVFGTLLDGRNSRLSDGVREILGRAPRDFAAFAREAAADGVWKA, encoded by the coding sequence ATGGCAGAGAACACGCGGGACATGACAGTGCTGGTGACGGGAGCCACGGGGCGGACCGGGAGCAGGGTCGCGGCGGCCGCGCGGGCGGCGGGGCTGAGGGTCCGCGCCGCCTCGCGCGCCACGGGCTTCGACTGGGAGGACGCCTCGACCTGGGCCGGGGCGCTGCGCGGTGCCGGCGCCGCGTATCTGGCCCATCCCACGGACGTCGGCTCTCCGGACGCCACGAAGGCCGTCGGGGCCCTGGCCCGGGAGGCGGTGGGGCTCGGTGTGCGGCGGCTGGTGCTGCTGTCGGCGCGGGGCGAGGACCAGGCCCGGCCGACCGAGGAGGCGTTCAGGACGTCCGGCGCGGACTGGACGATCGTACGAGCGTCGTGGTTCTCGCAGAACTTCAGCGAGGGTCCGCTGGTCGAGGGGCTGCGCCGGGGGGAGCTGGTCTTCCCGGCGGGCGAGGTGCGGGAGCCGTTCATCGACGTCCGGGACATCGCGGACGTCGTGGTGGCCGTGCTCACCGGGGGCGACCGGTATTGCGGCCGGGAGCTGGAGATCACGGGGCCCCGGCTGCTGACGTTCCGGGAGGCGGTCGCGGAGATCGCGCGGGCCGGCGGCGGGGAGCCGGTGTACACCCCGGTGACCGCGCGGGAGTACGGCGACGTGCTGACGGGCTTCGGGGTGCCGGCCGCGGAGGCCGCGTTCCTCGTCGGCGTCTTCGGGACGCTGCTCGACGGCCGTAACTCCCGTCTTTCGGACGGGGTCCGGGAGATCCTCGGCCGGGCACCGCGCGACTTCGCCGCGTTCGCGCGGGAGGCCGCGGCGGACGGGGTGTGGAAGGCCTGA
- a CDS encoding AraC family transcriptional regulator: MDAPPHSDMLTRGDPLASLLEGPRARGAFMIRACFDPPWCVRVEDRAALTIMLVVRGDAWVVGDRGERLRLRAGDLAIARGPDPYLCADDPATPPQAVILPGGECAYPDGRSLKGHWDLGVRSWGERLDGSTVLLIGTYMMPGEVNRRLLDALPPVLALPSDVWECPLTPILAAEMVRDEPGQEVVLDRLLDLLMITALRAWFSRPEAAAPAWYRALADPVVGRALRLLQDDPARPWTVAALAAETGVSRAALARRFGELVGEPPMTYLTGRRLAFAADRLRDSDDTLETIARHVGYGSAFALSSAFKRVYGVSPQEHRARPA, from the coding sequence ATGGACGCTCCGCCGCACTCGGACATGCTCACGCGGGGGGACCCTCTCGCGAGCCTGCTGGAGGGACCGCGCGCGCGGGGTGCCTTCATGATCCGCGCGTGCTTCGACCCGCCGTGGTGCGTCCGCGTCGAGGACCGCGCCGCCCTGACGATCATGCTGGTGGTCCGCGGCGACGCCTGGGTCGTGGGGGACCGGGGCGAGAGGCTGCGGCTGCGGGCGGGAGATCTCGCCATCGCGCGCGGCCCCGACCCGTACCTCTGCGCCGACGACCCCGCCACCCCGCCGCAGGCCGTGATCCTGCCGGGCGGAGAGTGCGCCTACCCGGACGGGCGCTCGCTGAAGGGCCACTGGGACCTGGGCGTCCGCAGCTGGGGCGAACGGCTCGACGGCTCCACGGTGCTGCTGATCGGGACGTACATGATGCCGGGCGAGGTCAACCGCCGGCTGCTCGACGCCCTGCCGCCGGTGCTCGCGCTCCCCTCCGACGTGTGGGAGTGCCCCCTGACACCGATCCTCGCCGCGGAGATGGTCCGCGACGAGCCCGGCCAGGAGGTCGTCCTCGACCGGCTCCTCGACCTTCTGATGATCACCGCTCTGCGGGCCTGGTTCTCCCGCCCCGAGGCCGCGGCCCCCGCCTGGTACCGGGCCCTCGCCGACCCGGTCGTGGGCCGAGCGCTCCGGCTCCTCCAGGACGATCCGGCCCGCCCCTGGACGGTCGCCGCGCTCGCCGCCGAGACGGGCGTCTCGCGCGCCGCGCTGGCCAGGCGCTTCGGTGAACTCGTCGGCGAACCCCCGATGACCTATCTGACCGGCCGCCGTCTCGCCTTCGCCGCCGACCGGCTCCGCGACAGCGACGACACCCTGGAGACGATCGCCCGCCACGTCGGCTACGGCAGCGCCTTCGCGCTCTCCAGCGCCTTCAAACGGGTCTACGGCGTCAGCCCGCAGGAGCACCGGGCCCGCCCGGCGTAG